A window of the Gossypium hirsutum isolate 1008001.06 chromosome A05, Gossypium_hirsutum_v2.1, whole genome shotgun sequence genome harbors these coding sequences:
- the LOC107959387 gene encoding histone deacetylase HDT1 isoform X2, whose amino-acid sequence MEFWGIEVKSGQPIKADPGANYVIHLSQASLGESKNKAESVPLYVNVDGKKLILGTLSHQSCPQLSFDLVFDEEFELSHNWKNGSVYFLGYKTFIPEEGDDFGMSSEEESEEEEEEELPVAAAAAAVNGKAKPDGKTAKANAGKPDAVKQSGKIAEPSSNKKSEDEDDDDESEDESGSDEEDDSDDDDESDEMSMDESSDDEDEETPKKVESSKKRPAEAATPASAKKAKSAVTPQKTDGKKGGHTATPHPAKQSGKNSAKSPKSFGSEGGLESHKKAKHGGK is encoded by the exons ATGGAGTTCTGGG GTATTGAAGTTAAGTCTGGACAGCCTATTAAAGCAGATCCTGGTGCTAACTACGTTATCCATCTTTCCCAG GCTTCACTTGGAGAGTCCAAGAACAAAGCAGAATCCGTTCCACTCTATGTGAATGTTGATGGGAAGAAACTTATTCTGGGAACCCTTTCCCACCAGAGTTGCCCTCAATTATCTTTTGATTTAGTATTTGACGAAGAGTTTGAGCTCTCCCACAACTGGAAAAACGGGAGCGTATATTTCCTCGGTTACAAAACTTTCATACCAGAGGAAGG TGATGATTTTG GTATGTCTAGCGAAGAAGAAAGCGAGGAGGAGGAAGAGGAGGAGCTTcctgttgctgctgctgctgctgcagtAAATG GAAAAGCTAAGCCAGATGGAAAAACAGCCAAGGCTAATGCTGGGAAACCTGATGCTGTTAAACAATCTGGCAAGATAGCAGAACCTAGCAGTAACAAGAAATCTgaggatgaagatgatgatgatgagtcCGAGGATGAGAGTGGTTCTGATGAGGAAGATGATTCTGATGACGATGACGAGTCTGATGAG ATGTCTATGGATGAAAGTTCAGATGACGAGGATGAGGAGACACCTAAGAAG GTCGAGTCAAGCAAGAAGAGACCTGCTGAAGCTGCAACCCCTGCTTCTGCAAAAAAGGCTAAATCTGCAGTTACACCTCAGAAGACAG ATGGTAAGAAGGGTGGACACACAGCAACACCGCATCCAGCAAAGCAATCTGGGAAAAATTCTGCAAAGTCTCCAAA GTCGTTCGGGTCTGAGGGCGGTTTAGAGTCTCACAAGAAGGCCAAGCATGGTGGCAAATGA
- the LOC107959387 gene encoding histone deacetylase HDT1 isoform X1 — protein MEFWGIEVKSGQPIKADPGANYVIHLSQASLGESKNKAESVPLYVNVDGKKLILGTLSHQSCPQLSFDLVFDEEFELSHNWKNGSVYFLGYKTFIPEEGDDFGMSSEEESEEEEEEELPVAAAAAAVNGKAKPDGKTAKANAGKPDAVKQSGKIAEPSSNKKSEDEDDDDESEDESGSDEEDDSDDDDESDEMSMDESSDDEDEETPKKVESSKKRPAEAATPASAKKAKSAVTPQKTDGKKGGHTATPHPAKQSGKNSAKSPKSGGQFSCGSCNKSFGSEGGLESHKKAKHGGK, from the exons ATGGAGTTCTGGG GTATTGAAGTTAAGTCTGGACAGCCTATTAAAGCAGATCCTGGTGCTAACTACGTTATCCATCTTTCCCAG GCTTCACTTGGAGAGTCCAAGAACAAAGCAGAATCCGTTCCACTCTATGTGAATGTTGATGGGAAGAAACTTATTCTGGGAACCCTTTCCCACCAGAGTTGCCCTCAATTATCTTTTGATTTAGTATTTGACGAAGAGTTTGAGCTCTCCCACAACTGGAAAAACGGGAGCGTATATTTCCTCGGTTACAAAACTTTCATACCAGAGGAAGG TGATGATTTTG GTATGTCTAGCGAAGAAGAAAGCGAGGAGGAGGAAGAGGAGGAGCTTcctgttgctgctgctgctgctgcagtAAATG GAAAAGCTAAGCCAGATGGAAAAACAGCCAAGGCTAATGCTGGGAAACCTGATGCTGTTAAACAATCTGGCAAGATAGCAGAACCTAGCAGTAACAAGAAATCTgaggatgaagatgatgatgatgagtcCGAGGATGAGAGTGGTTCTGATGAGGAAGATGATTCTGATGACGATGACGAGTCTGATGAG ATGTCTATGGATGAAAGTTCAGATGACGAGGATGAGGAGACACCTAAGAAG GTCGAGTCAAGCAAGAAGAGACCTGCTGAAGCTGCAACCCCTGCTTCTGCAAAAAAGGCTAAATCTGCAGTTACACCTCAGAAGACAG ATGGTAAGAAGGGTGGACACACAGCAACACCGCATCCAGCAAAGCAATCTGGGAAAAATTCTGCAAAGTCTCCAAAGTCTGGTGGTCAATTCTCTTGTGGTTCTTGTAACAA GTCGTTCGGGTCTGAGGGCGGTTTAGAGTCTCACAAGAAGGCCAAGCATGGTGGCAAATGA
- the LOC107959387 gene encoding histone deacetylase HDT1 isoform X3 — MEFWGIEVKSGQPIKADPGANYVIHLSQASLGESKNKAESVPLYVNVDGKKLILGTLSHQSCPQLSFDLVFDEEFELSHNWKNGSVYFLGYKTFIPEEGDDFGMSSEEESEEEEEEELPVAAAAAAVNGKAKPDGKTAKANAGKPDAVKQSGKIAEPSSNKKSEDEDDDDESEDESGSDEEDDSDDDDESDEMSMDESSDDEDEETPKKVESSKKRPAEAATPASAKKAKSAVTPQKTDGKKGGHTATPHPAKQSGKNSAKSPKSGRSGLRAV; from the exons ATGGAGTTCTGGG GTATTGAAGTTAAGTCTGGACAGCCTATTAAAGCAGATCCTGGTGCTAACTACGTTATCCATCTTTCCCAG GCTTCACTTGGAGAGTCCAAGAACAAAGCAGAATCCGTTCCACTCTATGTGAATGTTGATGGGAAGAAACTTATTCTGGGAACCCTTTCCCACCAGAGTTGCCCTCAATTATCTTTTGATTTAGTATTTGACGAAGAGTTTGAGCTCTCCCACAACTGGAAAAACGGGAGCGTATATTTCCTCGGTTACAAAACTTTCATACCAGAGGAAGG TGATGATTTTG GTATGTCTAGCGAAGAAGAAAGCGAGGAGGAGGAAGAGGAGGAGCTTcctgttgctgctgctgctgctgcagtAAATG GAAAAGCTAAGCCAGATGGAAAAACAGCCAAGGCTAATGCTGGGAAACCTGATGCTGTTAAACAATCTGGCAAGATAGCAGAACCTAGCAGTAACAAGAAATCTgaggatgaagatgatgatgatgagtcCGAGGATGAGAGTGGTTCTGATGAGGAAGATGATTCTGATGACGATGACGAGTCTGATGAG ATGTCTATGGATGAAAGTTCAGATGACGAGGATGAGGAGACACCTAAGAAG GTCGAGTCAAGCAAGAAGAGACCTGCTGAAGCTGCAACCCCTGCTTCTGCAAAAAAGGCTAAATCTGCAGTTACACCTCAGAAGACAG ATGGTAAGAAGGGTGGACACACAGCAACACCGCATCCAGCAAAGCAATCTGGGAAAAATTCTGCAAAGTCTCCAAAGTCTG GTCGTTCGGGTCTGAGGGCGGTTTAG
- the LOC107959389 gene encoding serine/threonine-protein kinase SRPK — protein MAEDKNGDRSEVSDYSSEDEGTEDYRRGGYHAVRIGDTFKNGCYVVQTKLGWGHFSTVWLAWDTQRSRYVAMKIQKSAQHYTEAAMDEIKILKQIAEGDPDDKKCVVKLLDHFKHSGPNGQHMCMVFEYLGDNLLTLIKYSDYRGIPLHMVKEISRHILVGLDYLHRELSIIHTDLKPENVLLLSMVDPSRDPTKSGASLVLPTRKDKVVSESVASKEIRRSNGDLTRNQKKKIRKRAKKAAQGCVGREASEENEIDSKTGGTEDTNADAKSNEVCGDEQANSSEVKDDAKRDGINNGNQGKERHRRGSRATRKKLLAEVDLRCKLVDFGNACWTYKQFTNDIQTRQYRCPEVILGSKYSTSADLWSFACICFELATGDVLFDPHSGENYDRDEDHLALMMELLGMMPRKIALGGRYSRDFFNRHGDLRHIRRLRFWPLSKVLMEKYDFSEQDANDMADFLIPVLDFFPEKRPTAAQCLTHQWLSACPQVLEPSSTALEQRTGDGMSEKEMKDKDDREAMEAGMGNIAIDGGASKPSKETPSKLK, from the exons ATGGCTGAGGATAAAAATGGAGATCGAAGTGAAGTGAGTGATTACTCGTCAGAAGATGAAGGGACTGAGGATTACAGAAGAGGAGGGTACCATGCGGTGCGTATTGGTGACACTTTTAAGAACGGTTGTTATGTGGTTCAAACCAAGCTTGGTTGGGGTCATTTCTCCACCGTTTGGCTCGCTTGGGATACTCAAAGATCG CGGTATGTAGCTATGAAGATTCAAAAGAGTGCTCAACACTACACAGAGGCAGCGATGGATGAGATAAAGATTCTCAAACAGATAGCTGAGGGAGATCCAGATGATAAAAAGTGTGTTGTGAAGCTCTTAGATCATTTTAAGCATTCAGGGCCTAATGGGCAGCATATGTGTATGGTTTTTGAGTACTTGGGCGATAACCTTTTGACCCTTATTAAGTATAGTGATTATAGAGGAATTCCTCTTCACATGGTTAAGGAGATTTCTCGTCACATCCTAGTGGGTCTTGATTATTTGCACCGTGAACTTTCAATCATTCATACTGATTTGAAGCCAGAGAATGTGTTGCTATTGTCAATGGTTGATCCATCGAGAGATCCTACCAAGTCTGGTGCTTCTCTAGTCCTTCCAACTAGGAAGGATAAGGTTGTCTCAGAATCTGTTGCTTCAAAAGAAATTAGGAGATCGAATGGAGATTTGACCAGGAATCAGAAAAAGAAGATTCGGAAAAGGGCTAAGAAGGCAGCTCAAGGTTGTGTAGGAAGGGAAGCTTCTGAGGAGAATGAGATAGATTCCAAGACTGGTGGCACGGAAGACACTAATGCTGATGCAAAATCAAATGAAGTTTGTGGTGATGAACAGGCAAATAGTTCTGAGGTTAAAGATGATGCAAAGAGAGATGGAATTAACAATGGTAACCAAGGAAAGGAGCGCCATAGAAGGGGGAGCCGTGCTACAAGGAAAAAGCTATTGGCAGAAGTTGATCTTAGGTGTAAGTTGGTTGATTTTGGCAATGCTTGTTGGACATATAAACAGTTTACAAATGATATTCAAACCAGGCAATATAGATGTCCTGAGGTTATCCTTGGATCAAAATACTCAACATCAGCAGACTTATGGTCTTTTGCTTGTATTTGTTTTGAGCTGGCTACTGGAGATGTTCTTTTTGATCCTCACAGTGGTGAAAACTATGACCGAGATGAG GATCACTTGGCATTGATGATGGAGCTTCTTGGAATGATGCCACGCAAG ATTGCATTAGGTGGCCGCTATTCTCGGGATTTCTTCAACCGACACGGAGACTTGAGGCATATCCGTAGGTTACGTTTTTGGCCTCTTAGTAAGGTGCTTATGGAGAAGTATGATTTCAGCGAGCAGGATGCCAATGATATGGCCGACTTCCTCATCCCAGTACTTGACTTTTTCCCTGAAAAAAGACCCACAGCGGCTCAATGCCTCACCCATCAATGGCTCAGTGCATGCCCTCAAGTACTAGAGCCTTCATCAACTGCTCTTGAGCAACGCACTGGTGATGGTATGtctgaaaaagaaatgaaagataaGGATGACAGAGAGGCCATGGAGGCTGGAATGGGGAATATAGCAATTGATGGAGGAGCTTCAAAGCCATCGAAAGAAACGCCTTCAAAGTTGAAATAA